In Treponema sp. OMZ 798, the following proteins share a genomic window:
- a CDS encoding SPOR domain-containing protein, producing the protein MEQKKILWIVLFISLFALIIFGVGLYLYAPFRNKSTMTAAEISDLGRIEADKPDTSVDPLQWTRNPDSIPPLEPESPTLVNIANNITVVNGEGQKGTTETSINVSDLTNTQKDEKTANLPENLAANLNTNQEAETKPSETEKQNSSSESKKQNSGGTSVKGLSSNPVEKPKTEKKTPPKPEKPAVKKSPAQKTVSTLYWVQTASLTSRLNAEAARDKLTAKHMKAEIFTKETATGITHRVRVGPFKNKTEAEYWLKKIKEIKGFEGSYVTQDRKKS; encoded by the coding sequence ATGGAACAGAAAAAAATTTTATGGATAGTATTGTTTATTTCGTTGTTTGCTCTAATTATCTTTGGAGTCGGTTTATACCTGTATGCCCCATTCCGAAATAAAAGCACCATGACAGCGGCAGAGATATCCGATTTAGGCAGAATAGAAGCCGATAAGCCGGATACAAGTGTTGATCCTCTTCAATGGACACGAAATCCGGACTCAATTCCTCCTCTTGAACCTGAGTCTCCGACACTGGTAAATATTGCAAACAATATAACCGTTGTAAACGGTGAAGGTCAAAAAGGAACAACGGAAACTTCAATAAATGTGAGCGATTTAACCAATACTCAAAAAGACGAAAAAACCGCAAATTTGCCTGAGAACCTTGCAGCAAATTTAAACACTAATCAGGAAGCCGAAACAAAGCCTTCTGAAACCGAAAAGCAAAATTCTTCTTCAGAGTCAAAGAAACAAAATAGCGGAGGAACTTCCGTAAAGGGGCTCTCATCAAATCCTGTTGAAAAACCTAAAACCGAAAAGAAGACTCCTCCAAAACCCGAAAAACCGGCTGTCAAAAAAAGCCCCGCTCAAAAAACCGTTTCCACCCTATACTGGGTTCAAACAGCTTCTTTGACAAGCCGATTAAATGCCGAAGCCGCAAGGGATAAACTGACGGCAAAACACATGAAGGCAGAAATTTTTACCAAGGAAACGGCAACAGGTATTACACACCGCGTCAGAGTAGGACCTTTTAAAAACAAAACCGAGGCCGAGTATTGGCTTAAAAAAATAAAAGAAATTAAAGGTTTTGAAGGAAGTTATGTAACCCAAGACCGAAAAAAAAGCTGA
- the coaE gene encoding dephospho-CoA kinase (Dephospho-CoA kinase (CoaE) performs the final step in coenzyme A biosynthesis.), translated as MDNSQPILIGLSGPSCSGKNKASSILEEYGFYCIDADAVSRRVFIEYENEIFNLFKSEAEKRGINLKTEKGIDKKAFALLVFSDEALLKKHEDFILPIIEEKIWEEIKKAFAERPERPILLNAPTLHKTSLIKKCSFILYIDAPIILRLIRAKKRDRLPLKNIRLRFSKQKEFFSQYLFLNADTVVVKNSGSPAKLKYKLLQEVKKRGF; from the coding sequence ATGGACAATTCTCAACCGATTTTGATAGGGCTTTCAGGCCCCTCCTGCTCAGGGAAAAACAAGGCAAGCTCCATCTTAGAGGAGTACGGTTTTTATTGCATAGATGCTGATGCCGTTTCAAGAAGAGTCTTTATAGAGTATGAAAACGAAATTTTTAATCTCTTTAAATCCGAAGCAGAAAAACGCGGGATAAATTTAAAAACGGAAAAGGGAATCGATAAAAAAGCCTTTGCCCTCTTGGTCTTTTCGGATGAAGCTCTATTAAAAAAACACGAAGATTTTATTCTTCCTATAATTGAAGAAAAAATATGGGAGGAGATTAAAAAAGCCTTTGCAGAAAGGCCTGAGAGGCCCATTCTTTTAAACGCCCCTACCCTTCACAAGACAAGCCTCATAAAAAAGTGTTCTTTTATCCTTTATATAGATGCTCCCATTATTTTGCGTCTTATAAGGGCAAAAAAAAGGGACAGGCTTCCTTTAAAAAATATTCGGCTAAGATTTTCAAAACAAAAGGAATTCTTTTCTCAATACTTATTTTTAAATGCCGATACTGTAGTAGTAAAGAACTCGGGATCTCCTGCAAAGTTAAAATATAAGCTCTTACAGGAAGTCAAAAAAAGAGGCTTTTGA